In a single window of the Zea mays cultivar B73 chromosome 5, Zm-B73-REFERENCE-NAM-5.0, whole genome shotgun sequence genome:
- the LOC100383517 gene encoding 7-deoxyloganetin glucosyltransferase, whose amino-acid sequence MHHLLNLSSKLRSSQEMLVYTAQARSNSIPSLVPGGQRRQADMSAATLPPGQEPHAVCVPFPAQGHITPMLKLAKILHARGFRVTFVNTEYNHRRLVRARGAAAVAGLTGFRFATIPDGLPESDADATQDPATISYATKHNCPPHLRNLLAGLDGVTCVVADNLMSFSLDAAREAGVPCALFWTASACGYMGYRNFRLLIDRGIIPLKDEEQLTNGFMDTPVDWAPGMSKHMRLKDFPTFLRTTDPNDVLMTFQLQEVERSEYASAVIVNSFDELERPALDAMRATIPAVYTIGPLASVTEQVVPRGPLNAVSCSLWQEDQSCLAWLDARKPQPWSVVYVNFGSVTVMSGQELAEFAWGLASSGHDFLWVVRPDVVKGDTSSAAALPPGFLEATKGRGLVASWCDQEAVLRHEAVGLFLTHSGWNSTQESLSSGVPMLSWPFFAEQQTNCRYKCVEWGVAMEVGDDVRREAVEATIREAMGGDKGKEMARRAAEWKEVAAGAAARSIANLDTLINDVLLSPARLGGSLKTT is encoded by the exons ATGCATCACCTGCTCAATTTATCCAGTAAACTACGATCAAGTCAAGAAATGCTAGTATATACTGCACAAGCAAGAAGCAACTCGATCCCTTCCCTTGTCCCAGGTGGCCAGAGGAGGCAAGCAGACATGAGCGCTGCTACTCTCCCGCCCGGCCAGGAGCCGCACGCAGTGTGCGTGCCGTTCCCGGCGCAGGGCCACATCACGCCGATGCTGAAGCTGGCAAAGATCCTCCACGCCAGGGGCTTCCGCGTCACCTTCGTCAACACCGAGTACAACCACCGCCGCCTCGTTCGCGCCCgcggcgccgccgccgtcgcgggCCTCACGGGGTTCCGCTTCGCCACCATCCCGGACGGCCTGCCGGAGTCGGACGCCGACGCCACGCAGGACCCGGCGACCATCAGCTACGCCACCAAGCACAACTGCCCGCCTCACTTGAGAAACCTGCTCGCCGGGCTGGACGGCGTGACGTGCGTCGTGGCGGACAACCTGATGAGCTTCAGCTTGGACGCCGCGAGGGAGGCGGGCGTGCCGTGCGCGCTCTTCTGGACGGCCAGCGCCTGCGGCTACATGGGCTACCGCAACTTCCGCCTCCTCATCGACAGGGGCATCATCCCCCTCAAAG ACGAAGAGCAGCTGACGAACGGGTTCATGGACACGCCGGTGGACTGGGCGCCCGGCATGAGCAAGCACATGAGGCTCAAGGACTTCCCGACCTTCCTCCGCACCACGGACCCCAACGACGTCCTGATGACCTTCCAGCTACAAGAGGTGGAGCGCTCGGAGTACGCGTCCGCCGTCATCGTCAACAGCTTCGACGAGCTGGAGCGGCCGGCGCTCGACGCCATGCGCGCCACCATCCCGGCCGTATACACCATCGGCCCGCTCGCTTCCGTCACGGAGCAGGTCGTCCCAAGGGGCCCCCTCAACGCGGTGAGCTGCAGCCTGtggcaggaggaccagtcctgcctCGCGTGGCTGGATGCCAGGAAGCCCCAGCCGTGGTCGGTGGTCTACGTGAACTTCGGGAGCGTGACTGTCATGAGCGGGCAGGAGTTGGCGGAGTTCGCGTGGGGGCTGGCGAGCAGCGGCCACGACTTCCTGTGGGTCGTCAGGCCGGACGTCGTGAAGGGCGACACGTCCTCGGCCGCGGCGCTGCCCCCTGGGTTCCTGGAGGCGACCAAGGGCAGGGGCCTCGTGGCGAGCTGGTGCGACCAGGAGGCCGTGCTGCGGCACGAGGCGGTGGGCCTGTTCCTCACGCACAGCGGGTGGAACTCGACGCAGGAGAGTCTCAGCTCCGGGGTGCCGATGCTGTCCTGGCCCTTCTTCGCGGAGCAGCAGACCAACTGCCGGTACAAGTGCGTCGAGTGGGGCGTGGCGATGGAGGTCGGCGACGACGTGCGGCGGGAGGCCGTGGAGGCGACCATACGGGAGGCGATGGGTGGGGACAAGGGGAAGGAGATGGCGCGCAGGGCGGCGGAGTGGAAAGAGGTCGCCGCGGGGGCGGCGGCGAGGTCGATCGCGAACCTCGACACGCTGATCAACGATGTGCTGCTCTCTCCGGCACGATTGGGCGGCTCACTCAAAACGACTTGA